The following is a genomic window from Miscanthus floridulus cultivar M001 chromosome 14, ASM1932011v1, whole genome shotgun sequence.
TATTTCCACTGATGTTCTGTTTTAAACAATCATGATGCCATCCTATATAGCCATCAAAGCTTTAGACAACATTCTGAGCAGAGTAAAAAAAGAGAACTGTAATCAGAAGAAATACTTACTTGTCACAAAGATGGAAATTTTTACAGCTAGTGCAAACCCAACTTTTGCCAGATACGACAGGCTGGTGACAGTGCTTGCAAAACTGTTGCAGACAAAGCATAATGAAATCTTCTTTCATGGTGCGCATCCTTTCCCCAAGCTGGCAATAATGAAAAATAAGATGATAGGTTCCCACAAAATGCTGGAAGGCAAGATCAAAAATAAAACAAACTAACCTTGTGCACAAGCAAAATATCCTCaaggtttccttttctgtcgtcGCGTTTGGCAACACGCAAGAGCCTTCCTACCTGTGTCTCTTTCTTCTGTGAAGTattatcatctttcttctcaagGAGCCTCTCTGCTTCTCCAGGCCAGAAATCATTCTCACAATATGGCAAGCATGCTGCTGAAATATTggccttgcactcatttgtaggCTGAAGGAAGAAGTCAGAGAGTGTATTACGCTCCACAACAACGCCCTCCTTAACAGCCTTCTTGATCAAGTTCTGGTACCTAAAATTATAAATAAAACTGACAAATTAAAGCCCATATAGAATAAAAGTTTTAATTCCTCAATATCATGTTAGAAAGACAAACCAGCTTCGAAGCTTGTCAGACTTGGGCATCTTTTGTACTGTTGGATGACAATATAAAACATAATCATCACGCTTCGTAGATGGGCAAGCCCATATGGAACAGCTTACAAATCCTCGTTTCTTGCAGTAGTCCAGATAACCAATCTACAATAAGCATTGGAATGATTAGATTCTACAAACATAAACTCATTTGCGCAAGCaaagacaaaaatatgtttgatgaTTTGGAATTCTCATACCAAAATTTCATGATACACAAAGGTACGAAGAGCTTCTCCACTTGCAGATTTGATTTCAGGCCGGAAATATTTGACAGAATCGATATATGCAAGATAAACATGTCTTTGATTTGGTGATGGGCAAGCTGAACCATACTCTTGTACATACATGGCGAACAGGCAAACATCCACACCTTCAATCTTTTGAAACAAGAGAATGGCCTGTATAAAACACAGAAATTAGTACAAGATAGCTATAATTATCTACTAGACATTGAAAAATGGGATATTGGTTAATCAGTCAACCATCATGTACCTTCGATTTGTATGGAAATTCCCCAGGATACTTTTCTTGTTTAAAAAAATCACGAAAACGTGGTTGGACTTGTAGTATTCTTTCAGCTGAAGAAACTACTCTAACTGTAAGACCTTTCACACCTGGTACCTAAAATTGGAGCACAGAAGACAAGTAAATAAACCTTCCGTGGAGTTGACATCAGTTTACAATGCAGTTCCTATAGACTGAAGcaaacaaaattagaaccaacaTAGACAGTCTGACTATTCTAAGAACACGTGTGTAGTCTTATTTGAATAAGCATTAATGATCACAATATTTTTTCCCAAAATTCTAACCTTCCCAGGTTTGGATAGGATTGTAACAAGACCTGGATAGCTACATGAATTTAGTGGGTTAAAAACTACATGGACTCTTGTGTGTTGACCATCCTTTCTTGATGTCCAAAGAAATGCAATGCGAGCAAAACAGACTCAATAATACTAaaagtcaaaaagaaaaaatgtgTAAAGCAGACTATTTGTTATGTATAATAAACTTAATAGAATTCTGATGCATCATCAAGCCAATTAAATGTGCATCACCAATGCCACGACAAGATACAGATTAACAACAAAATTGTGtaattatataaagaaacaaatgAAATGGATTTTGAGTGCAGACATGTTTTCAGTACTGATTACTTGGATCAACATCGAACGTTATAGTAAAAAAAGGATTAACACTTTTATGTGATCAACAAGAGAACAAAAGGCCCAGTAGAACACAAGGATATAGAAAATGGGAATAGGAATAAGATTTATATGGGGATTTAACATGACTAGACACTCACAAGTAGCAGGTATGAATGAGCCTTAATAATTTCTTATGTCATTAGTGTGTATGATAAATACCTCTTCAGCAACTTTTCCAGAGGCGCTCGCCCTCTGTTGCCTGTCCTGCTCAAGCCTCTCTGAAAGCCTTTGCTCAATATGATCACTTAGCTTAGTTCTTGGTAACTCCAGTGCCCCAAGAACAGTGGATGACTCCAGTGCCTGAATATCTCCGCTATCCTTTTCATTCAAAAAACATTTTGCGCAAGTATACTCAGCCTTTGCCCCTTCACACTTTCTGTTAAAAAGAGCACAGATTTCATGCTGCCAAGCTTTGCACTTGTCGCACTGTACCCACTGAAAAATGCAAGCAAAGAAAAGATGAGAATTTAATAGACATAAGGATAACCTGACATATGAAAAGAACATTACCCACTCAGCCTCAGCATCTGTTTCTGCATAATTAAATTTCTTCTGATATTTAGCTCTTGAACTGCTAAGATGGTGGCATTTGCTACATATAGAAGTTTTCTCACTTCCATTTTCAACTTCAACATAATAGCACCCTGCAGAATTTATAATTTTGAAACAGAGAGCACAAAATCGTGGAGGAGGTTCGAAAAGAAGCCTCTCCATCCCACACAAACTGCATGTATTCTGATCAGGCAATCCATCAATTGATGGGAATTCTTGAGGTGTCACTTTGCTCTGAAAAAAACAAGGAAATTATGTTAAAATACTAAATGATACAATTGATCCAATCTGACTGGAAGAAAATTTATATTCTTAACCATGGATAAATCATACACAAGATTCTGGTTTGATCTTGTAGCATCAATGTACTATGCCGCCAAGCAGTAAGACAGTTATATAATAGCCATGAGTATGATTAGACAGTCATATAATAGCCATGAGTGTGATTATCATACAACTATCTGACTGCTTGGCGGTATAATATGTTGGTTCTACAGGATCAAACAAAGTCACAGAAAATACAGGAGTTTGAAAGGGTTATCCACTCACCAGACAAGTATGCTGGTTTATTAGACTACTCATGTGATCTCTAAGCTCCTCAGCAGTTAATGCATAAAGTATAGAAGCCCCTCTCTTTCGCCTTGAACTTAAATTGACCCCTCTTGGTGTCTGATCCAATGCAACAGTCTTAGCCTCTTTCATCTCAATGTCACCCTTTGCACAGTACAATTCCTCTTCCTTAACAATCTCCGTGTTAGGTGCATCTTCACTACCCTGTTCAAGCGTACTATTGCTGTCAGCATTAATGTCTCCCGATGAACTGCAAGGTGATTTTGCAGGTAATTCTGTGATTTCTGATTGTACTGTTTCACCACCAGATACATGATTCTCATTCATAACAGGTTTTTGCTCCTTTGGACTCTCTACTTGATTGACATTGACAAGAGTGGGAGCATCAGCCTTCAGGCGTTTTGCTGGACGCTTGCCAGAAGATTCGTCTGAAATAGGTGAAGTTGGCTTTGATACTGTGCTATTTGATGTCTGTTCAGATCTCTCAACAATTTCTCTCTCAGGGTCACAAGGATCACAATCAGACATGAAGCACTGATACTGAGCATTGGGTGTGCTTAAATTTGAGTATATCTCCCTGCACGAATCTCTAGAGTCCGAGGCGTGCCAATAGTTTTCTTTCATTTCCATGAATGTGTCAGGTCCACATTCTTCTTTGAAATAGATTTCATTGCTTTGAGTTGTCCTATTTGAGTGAACTGCCTTCTCTGCTGGGTGGCTCCATGCACCATCTAACTCTTTCTCATATTCTCTGTATTGTTGAAACAATTGTCTCACCGGTAAAGAGTTTTTGCCCACTTGCTTTAGAGATAGAGTCCATTGATGATCTTATCATTGCACCCGAACTTGTGGTTGGATCACACACGGCTGATAAAGGACTGGAACTCCCAGACATAGACGGTTGTGGACTATCAACACGATAAGCATCACCTGGCAAAATTTGCTCATACCATTTTAATGAGATGACCAGACCAAATTTGTGAAGTACAAATGGTCATTTCTAATCAAATATGTAAGGCAAGGGATGTGAAACAATTTACCTGGAAAATGGTCCTTTAAATAGCCATTTTGCAATCCAGCACTATCAATCCCACCAAGGCCTGAAATACAGTTAGGAAGTCCTGACACAGATGGAGCAACTACGGTGCTCATAAAGCTTTCAGGCCTTGCAACTAGAGCTAAATTAGCAGCGGCCATGTTGTGATTCTGTGGTACATATCCTGCCAAAATATAGCCAACGAATAATGATAAATTTAAAGGTATGTTGAGAGATAAAAGTAGAGCACATCATCCCAACTTACTCTGAGAAGTGAACACAGTATGTGGAGGTACATCTCCTGAATGTGCAGGCAAATTAGTAAAAGTAGGGGCAACTCTATTATGATAGACACTAGAGTCTGTCATCTGTATCCCAGGCAGCTGCCGCAAATCTTTTGTTGATGGAACTGCTGAAGATATCCATGGATCTCTTTGGTTTCTATACGGAAAAGATCTGAGCAAATCATTCACCCTGCCCTCTACTGTGTCAAGATCCATGTAAAAATGGAGCTGATATAGAAAATGGGTAGATGTTAGCAAGGCATCATAAGCTAGTAAGATATTTAGTTATTGAGTTACGTAACTAAGATATGAAAGATACAACAGAAAAAAAAAGGACACAAGGTACAACAATAGCTAAATTATTATCACTCAGCATGGGTCAAACATGCACTGTTATTTTTAAGGTATAATAGTCAAGGGTATTACCGTAAGCTCCTAGTCTAGGGTTTCCCTCTTATGTCTCTCATGTACTCTATATATAGTCGCCATTAGGCCTCAATACTATCATCCAATTAAGTCTCCCTTATTTGTAACATGGTATTGCAGCTCTAAGTTTTAGATCCAGCCACCATCCTCGTCTCCACTGCGCTACACCTGGGAGGATCATCTCTACTCCCAGGGGCAGCTTTGTAGATTTTTTTAGGATGTAATTCAAGAGCAAGATTTTCAGACCTAATAAAAGATACTAGCGTGCTATATAATGTATTATGGTTGCATGGCAGAATGAAAGAACACACCTGTGAAGCATTTTTGTAGAGCATGTTGTCAATGATTCTTGAAGCTTTCAGACATGAATCTGGGCACAAGTTACAAAATTGTTCCATCTTTCTCAGGCATGCTTCACTGGATAGATAGAAGAAAAGAAACATCAGAATATACAATGTGAAAAAGGAAACAAAggcaaaaggaaagaaaagaatgaATCCACTATCTCCATTTAAACCACTCTTTAGTATTCCTGAAGAAATTTCAAACCACTGGCTTATGCAGGAAAAGGTGTACACTAAAGATAGATAAAAATGAACTAGTACTCAAAATGGGAAGCATATATATAACTAAAAAAATTGTTTATCTGGGCTAGGAATCAAGTAAAATTGAATAAAAACAAGTAAAATCTGCACCTAGATGCTCATGAATACAGTGCAACACCATATACTGAGGTATAAGACTAACTATGCTGTATCAGCAAAATACAAATAAAATGAAGAATTCAGCCTTGTAAGATGTAACAATTCaatatgaaagcattatagacAAGTAATGGCGCAGGCTACCTAGGTGAACACAGGGGAATACACAGAAACAAAGTCTTGGTCGTAACTATCAGATATTTtcatacaatttttttttttttggcagaaTTGTGTGCCCACATGAGAAAATGCACCATACGATCTTCTGAGCTACACAAAGAATGGATGATTCTGATAATAGGTAAGTACGAATTGAGAATATTGGTCGTGTATTTCAAGTGGGGGATGGGATTGCCAAATTTTAATCATACGGCCAACAATACATTCATGTGAATAAATGAACTCACTGCATTTACGTTCATGGAACCATAGAACAACGCAAGCTACGTAGACAAATATGAACATCAATATATTAGCAAGCATGAAGATCAACATTCCAATAACTAAAATGCAGTGAAGTAGCTGGGTGAACTGCTAGCATGTATCAGTAGTGACATGATTTCTTGCTCACAACAAGCGCACAGCAGCATATACTAACAGCAACAACAAATTTGCAAGTCAAAACTAGTATCGATGCTGGTGGTTTCCAAACTTACATTTTTTGAATAATGATGGCGCGAATCGGAGAGGTATCCTGGTTCATGTTATCCAGATGAAGCATTTCAAGATCCTCCGGCGACATCTGTTGCTGAATAGGAAAGCTGCTCGGTGTGTAGGCCATAACTTTCCCTTGCAGGGTTTGAGTCATCATGCTTGTGGCATTCACCTGAAATGCAGATTATTACCAAGTCATCAAGAGCTCGACAAGCAGCTGCAAGCACAAGATGACGATGTACCACTAAAGCAAAGCACAGCAGCACACAGGAAGCCATACTAGAAATAGAATGTATACAGTCACCGTAATGCAGGATGAGGACAAGTCACAGGTCAGTATATCGCTGAGGACAAGTCACAGGTCAGTATATCGCTGAGGACAAGTCACAGGTCAGTATATCGCTAACGCAAAGCAAAGCATCACAAAAGAAGTCATATACTAGAATTAGAAAAAGAAAGTACAGTCACTGGGAAGCAATGCGCCTAAAAAGGTAAAAAGACCGACCGTTCTCTGAGCAGACGCTAGCGCTAAAAATATATCCCACATTTTGGAGTAGCAGAACATGAAACGCACCAGTAACCGACTGGCCACATTGATTCTTTTTAGTCGTATACTGGCTCAAGTACTAGACATTGTCACCAGATTGGCCAAACAGGAAGCCACAAGCGTAACGGCACGATTACTAGCAAAGCGACAACATAAGGATTGCATGCCGCATTCATCACTAAACCTCAAATCTACTGCTATAGACacaattcttttattttcttttttataCTAGTCGTCAAAGGATATCAGAAATTACAATAATTAATTAAAAGACTAAAGACCACACTGCAGTGTCAGACGAAGCACGCATGGCAAGAGCACGAGGCATACATCGCGCACCCACGCCCACAACTGGATAAAAAACTGAAGAACCcaagaaaaccctaaccctagggggAGCCGTACGTCGCCGGGACTCCTGCAGCTAGTGCCAGCAGATCGGATCTGACCGAGCCCTACGTGGGACGGGGAGGGCGGGGGCGTTACCTAAATCTCCCCTGCGGCGATAGAGCCGCGGGGGACGTCGTCACCGGGGTCGGCGGGCGGGCGGGGGGCTCCGGGCGCTCCTGGCCTCGCCGGCGgcaaggctagggttagggtttgggcggCGGCGAGGCACGGGAACGAGGCGGTCAGACGGACGGGGACGATGCGGAGGGATAGCGGAAATAAGTCAAGGCCGTGGGGCCACTCCGCGGGTCCAGTTCGGATCATACCCGACTTGGAGAGTCGTTTGCTTTGCTAGACGATTGATTAAGGGGGCAGAAAAACGATCCGGGGCCGGGCCCGTTGTCCTGTTGGGCTACGGGTTGGGGCGACACGTGGGCTTGCGGACTCGGCGGCAGGCCGAAGAGAGGATGCTGAAGGCCCATGGATCCATCCGGGCATCCGGCCCGGCATGTCCGCGGCGCGGATCGAATCTGTTCTCCGCtgctggtcatgggcttggctggCTGCCGAGATCCTTCGAGAAGAAGGCGACGGCGGACGGCCGGCCGCCCGGCCGGAACGGCACGACCCTGCACCACGGCGGCTACAGCTGGTAGCATCACCATCATCCACCGTATTAGAATTTAGAATTCGCCGCGCCGCGCCACAGCGCACGTTTACGCTGCGATGGCTGACAGCGGACCGGAGATGGAAGGTTTATCAGCAGCGAGCGAGGTTACACGCACACGCTTCCTCCCCTTTGGAGGGGTCGCCGGTCGCCGGCACGGGCCATCCGGGAAGCACGCGGTGACACCGACACGGCGACACGTCGTCGCGATAAGAACGACGAGGACGAGGGCCGCGGCATCCGGCATGGCACGCCGCACGCACGCGCCTAAGTCCTCACAGGCTGGCAGCTGACGAGCCGGGCCCCCCCGGTCCGCCAGCGACCCGGCGAGCTGAGGCGAAACCGCGGGCACGCCTACCGTTTCGCGGCCGCTGTCGTGGCCGGCCGTGCGGGGCCCGCTGCCGTGCCGCGCCATCGACGTCCAGAAGGCCTGATCCGTTCGGGCTTCGGCGCGCGGCATCTATATAAGCACAGGCCATCAAGGACCCCTGACAGACACGGCAACCAACAACTCATCCACATCCAGGCTTCTTGTTTCTCTCACACACACTGTCACACGCACGGCACATAGTCCCACAACACACCAACTGAGAATTTCAGCTCAGCTCTGAGCTGCTCTGCGTCGGATCCAAGCAAGCATCTGCATCTCCATGGCTTCGACGACGGCGTCCAACCTGGCCGGCGCGTGGTTCGGCGAGCTCGCGGCGGCGCTGCAGGGGACGTGGCAGGCGGCGGCCGCCACCCACGGGCTCGGCGAGGACCCGCGGCCAGCGCGCCAGCTCCAGCAGCAGAAGCCGGGGCGAGGCGACAGCAACAAGGCGGTGCGAGGAGACGGGGCGGCCGCCGGGAGGGACAAGCAGGGAGGGGACGTCGCGAGGTGTCGCGGCGCCATGTCCGACACCACGCTCTACCTGCTCCTCGACCGGTTCGCGCCAAGCTGAGCTGATGCGGACCCCTTGGTCGCCCGTCGTGTCGGTCGTGTCCGACGGCGCGTGCTGTACTACTACTGTACACACGGAATAACTGCATGCGCGCCATGGTTTTGTGTAAGGGGGTGTTTGAATTCTAATGGAAAATTTTAGTTCATGTCTCATCAAATGTTTGGACTGTCTCAtcaaatgtttggacatatgcatgaagtattaaatatagacaaaaaaaataactaattgtacagattgtggctaatttgggagacgaattttttaagcctaattagtccatgatttgacaaggtgatgctacagtaaatatatgctaatggcggattaattaggcttaataaattcgtctcgtaaattagtctccatctatgtaagtagttttataattaactcatatttagttctcctaaatagtatTCGAACGtacgatgtgacatggactaaaatttagtccatgcaACCAAACACCTCCTGAATGTTGTAAATTGCAATGCCATGTTTCTGATTGCTCACTTTCCCGGTTCTTTCGCTCCATGAGCAAAGGCACGAGTGTGAACTGGACATGCACGCGGAGCAATGCACCAGTCAGAGGTGAAGTTCTGTCAAAATGCAATTCGAATTTTTACAGTTGACGGAACCCAAAACATAATAAAGCATACAGTAACATCCACAAAAATTCAAATCCGAAATCAATTGTCAATTTCGAGGAACAGTCTGCTAAAGAGAGCCATCTGACCACTAGGCTGCGTCCGCTGACAAACCTAACATCCACAGAAATTCCAATCCGAAAGAGAGCCATCTGAACACTCATAGGGCTCATCTCCAGCTCTAGCTCCTACAAAGATGCCCTACCAAACATTTTTTTAAAGAGATTTTTTTTGTCGGAGCCGTCTCCTCTAAAACAGCTCCGACTTCTAGAGGAGCCGTGCCGAACACCCCGGTTGCGTCCCTTGACAAATCGGCCGGCCTTGTTACGTACGTCCGTCGAAGTTTTAGCTGTTGTAGTTGATGATTTCATGTTCTATTTCAAAAGAAATTTCCATAAACCATCTACGTCGTATCTTGCAAGTTTGCGGGCGCAAAGGATTTACTTTCAGGCCCACAATTGAAGATGACCCATCTCAATAATGGATCTCTCCCAGCAAAAGTGCAAAACATCTCAACAACAGATGATGCATCTGCCACCAAAATATCTCTGCAACGGACAATGCATCCTCACATGGTACGGTCACTGACGACGAAACAGACAATATAACAAAAATTGACAACCATACAAGCCGATGATCTGACTCTTTGCGCCAGCCTAATGCATCAAATGCAAGCAACTCATAATACAATTTACATGAATCAGAACGGGCCGGGTCTTCTCGCGCCTCATCATTCTACTTGCAAATTAACTAAACAGCCATACAAGCCGATGATCAGCTACGAACAAAAGGAATGGGGGTACCACAACGAAAGGGTGCTGGGGAGGAAATGCACAAATATTTACATCTCTTCTTCTGCACACAACAAAGGCGGGGTGTCAAAGTCAGTGAGTGAAGGAGCTCGGCTCCTCGCTGTAGACCGTCTCGCTGGCACCGAACACGGGCTTCTCTTCCTCCCACTTGACGATCTCCCTCCCGTAGTGGATCGCCGACCGGACCGACTCCTGGTCCAGGGTGTTCACATAGGACACGTAGAGCTTACGGTCAGTCAGCAACTGGAACAGCCTCTTGAACTTTGTCGCCATGTAGTGTGCGGCCATCTGGGACAGCGTCGCGCCAGTGCCGCTGCGCGtgggcttgctgctgctgctgagaaGGTTGCGGCTGATCAGAGGAGTGAAGTCGTCGAACCAGTCGCATGAGGTCAGTGGGGAATCGTTGATCTTCTGCTCCAGGAGATCAGACTTGGTGAGGAGTAGAAGGAAATCCATTTGCTCAAATGTTGGATGAAGGACAATGCTCTCAAACAGTTGCCTGCTCTCTACCATCTTGTTGACAATGGTACCGTTTGCATCTTCGTAGTACTCATCATAGTCACTAGCGGCAACACAAAAGATAACAAGCCTTACATCATCGAACATTTGCAACCATTTGCAGTTCTCATGCAAACCTCTACTGTTTATCCTGATCAACTGGTACCTGAAAACAAATCAAAATTCCGCCATCATTATTACACCTAATGCAGTTGAGATCCCAATAGCAATAAAGAATTCAACCTAGAATATAAGTATAAGTGAAACATACTCATGCATGTAAGGTTTAATAGGTTCTACATGAACATACCTCATGCCCATAcatcaaaaagaaagaaaaaactgaTCTTGTTCACATTTTTACAGATTTACAGAAGTGTCTAGTCAAGATAATACCAGACAACACACTATAATAGCAGACTCAGTGAGGCAGGTAATAGCAGACTAACATTGCCTTATGTGACAGAAGAACTAACCTTAGCAAGGTGTCTTGTGCATCAGACTCATCAACACCCAGTCCACCCAAAGACAGCTGAGGGGAAGAGAATTCAGTTGATGCTAACCCATCTGAGGATGTAATCCCATCAGCATACAGTATATCCATATCTGAGAGCTCATATTCCGTTCGAGAAATATCAACAACCTGGTCATTTCAGACAAAAGGTTAAAAATGAACAATCGCTATTCGCACTATGCAAATCAACACTTCCAACTCTATAAAACCAAAGAAAAAAAGGGACTGCCATTAGCCAATAATACTTTGTCAAGAAAATAATTGGCAGTGGGTGGAAGGAACGGCAGTTCACTTCTTCTTCTATATGTAGCTTGAATAGCAGGATCTTTCCATAGTTCCTCAACAAGTGGTGCATATTCACGGCTTGCTGCAGGAAAGATGTCTTCAAGATTACCTAAAGCCATTGCTTTAAGAATCCAATCCGAGAATGCTTTCAAGCGTGGAATAAGGGAGTACTCAGTGACTTCATCACATACTCCAGATTCACAACAGCCTGCAGAAAAACAAAAAGAGGAAAAATCACTTGTAGTAGGCATATTACAAATATAGGAACATTTCCTTTTTGTACATTGTTTTACAAAAAAACAAATAATTAGGAGTGTCCTGGAACACTTGGCATTTCAAGTACTCAGTTATGCCGAAAGAAGGGCAAAAGGAAAGAATGGAAGTTGTAAAACTTCCATGAAGATTTGGTCATACCAGAGCTAGATGGGTCACATGGACTGATTTTTCTTCTATCAGCTAAAGATTCCTCTTCAAACCGCTCATGGCCTTCAAGTAATATGCCAAGGTAGTTGTATATGTTGCTTTGTATGATAAGTTTCAGGTCTTCACGCTCATCCACCGAAAATGGCTTGCCGCTCTTGTACAAGAACTTGGCCTAATGTATTCAATAGATTCAAAATCAATTTCCATACAACTTTGCAAATTTGTGGGGGTGCAGGATATTCTATCACTATACATGTGGAAACTGCAAATTATATCTTGGGTGGTAATCTTACTACAGCCGACCGATTTAGTTATTTGTGCACATGAATATGCTAGATGTCCATAAGCATACATACCTGCTTGAGTATGGTGCTTGCCCCTGACCCAACCAACAAAAGCTTCTGGGTTGTTCTTTGTTCCAGATAGTCAGGGATGACTCGATTTACTATGTTAACAGCATCTTCGCCAGATTGATTAGCTGCTTTGTTGGGTGTTGGCAATGACAGAACAGGACTAAGAAGCTTCACTATAGGCTGGTGAGAAATGCAGACAAATTCAAAGCTGGTTAGTTACCAACCTAAAAATTACAACA
Proteins encoded in this region:
- the LOC136504214 gene encoding extra-large guanine nucleotide-binding protein 1-like, giving the protein MAAGASASDYSFAAEYDGPPLPYSLPRAIPLDLSRIPLAALSSSPPASPSASSSPLPVVRPLTPSSLCSAIHAHVHPAPRSAASAPAAGGAVVDSPTSVIENHHAAAHHSAELPSSPSDDEGAGDGDGGGPEALPLKPRHHQPAVTFAETSGSLLQSSDDEDEYEEEEDEDADAGEARPRAAAGQSSGSLSPAHWRGGRTRGCYRCGKGGGFWGRDKESCLACGARYCVGCVLRAMGSMPEGRKCLECIGRPVAESRRDALGRGSRVLRRLLSAAEVELVMRSERECAANQLRAEDVYVNGTKLSPEELVVLQGCPCPPSRLRPGFYWYDKVSGFWGKEGHKPHCIITANLNVGGSLDQKASNGNTGILINGREITKSELQMLKLAGVQCAGKPHFWVNADGTYQEEGQKTVKGKIWDKPIVKLLSPVLSLPTPNKAANQSGEDAVNIVNRVIPDYLEQRTTQKLLLVGSGASTILKQAKFLYKSGKPFSVDEREDLKLIIQSNIYNYLGILLEGHERFEEESLADRRKISPCDPSSSGCCESGVCDEVTEYSLIPRLKAFSDWILKAMALGNLEDIFPAASREYAPLVEELWKDPAIQATYRRRSELPFLPPTANYFLDKVVDISRTEYELSDMDILYADGITSSDGLASTEFSSPQLSLGGLGVDESDAQDTLLRYQLIRINSRGLHENCKWLQMFDDVRLVIFCVAASDYDEYYEDANGTIVNKMVESRQLFESIVLHPTFEQMDFLLLLTKSDLLEQKINDSPLTSCDWFDDFTPLISRNLLSSSSKPTRSGTGATLSQMAAHYMATKFKRLFQLLTDRKLYVSYVNTLDQESVRSAIHYGREIVKWEEEKPVFGASETVYSEEPSSFTH
- the LOC136502891 gene encoding uncharacterized protein; its protein translation is MASTTASNLAGAWFGELAAALQGTWQAAAATHGLGEDPRPARQLQQQKPGRGDSNKAVRGDGAAAGRDKQGGDVARCRGAMSDTTLYLLLDRFAPS